The following DNA comes from Geobacter sp..
GGACAATAGATGGCATTGAGCATGTAACGGTGCAGGAGGCGGCTGCGGAGCTGTCAACGACCCATCTGCGGGTGATGATGCTGCTTAAGGAAAAGGCATTGCTCGGGATCGAGGCAGAGGGGGAATGGCTGGTGACCCGTGATTCGCTGGAATGCTGCAAGACTCACGGCGCGGATATGAAGGTTGCCAGGGGGTGCACAACCTACTGCTCTTCAGGCGGTTGCGGCTGCAAGTGACCCGGCGGGAAATCAGCCGTTGGTGATGACCAGGAAGCGATCATCGAAAAACGGTTCCAGGAGCGGGCGCACCAGATCCCAGGCAAGCCCGCCGCCACCGCAGCCGGGGCGGGGGACGACGACCAGCTCCCATCCCTCGCGATCGGCGAGCTCGCGCAGCTCATTGGCAGAACGGCTGATGAGGCGAAGATCCGGCAGCGACCAGGGGGTTTCCTCCACCGGGAAGCTGGCCATGTCCGTTCCGAGCCGGTGGACATGGTTTCCACCGTGCATCAGCAGGCGCCCCAGTTCGGCAGGGAGACCCGGGAAGCGCTGCCGTGCCTGGCGGGCACAGCCGTTGCCGAGCACGGCGTCTCCATTGGGAGAGACATGGCCGTTGGTGGTGATGACGATGACCGCCTGACCGAGATAATCCCAGATGTTTCCTGTTGTTTCGCGCATGCGCCACCTCTTGCGGGGAGTATGCCAAGCAGGGAGAGAAGGAGCCAGCAATGGGCATCCAGATCAAACCGTCCGACCTGTATTATAAGTATCCCAGGGACACCGTCAACCGGGACCGGCCGAAGTTTTCCGGCCTGCCCGATCCGCGGCCGTTCAACCGGGATGACCTCTACGAGGTGATTCCAATGTACGGTGCTGTCATGGATGCGCTTGGCCGGGACGACAGCCGGACCCTGCATCTCATCGAGGAGCTGATGATCCGCGACATGCCGTGCTTTCTCGTCTCCCGCGAAGAGGTGTACGATTTCCTGGTCGGGAGCATGACCGAAATCCTTGCGCAGCAATGAGAGCCTCGCTGCCGATCCATCCCGGAGAAGTGGCTGCCCGCGCCAGGTCTGCCCTGCTGGGTGTGGCCCTGGGCGATGCCCTGGGCGCGCCGGTGGAATTCATGACCTCCGGCGAGATCAGGGCAAAGTATGGCGTGCTGCGCGAGCTGGTGGGCGGGGGGTGGCTCCGCCTCAAGCCGGGCCAGGTCACTGATGATACCGAGATGTCCCTCTGCGTCGGCCGGGCCATTGCTGCTGCCGGTGGCTGGGACCTGGCGGGGGTTGCCGGGCAGTTTGCCGCCTGGCTGAAGACCAGGCCGGTGGATGTGGGGGACACCTGCCGTCGTGGCATCCGCAACTTCATGCTCAAGGGGGATCTGGAAACCCCGTTCAACCAGTGGGACGCGGGCAATGGCGCGCTGATGCGCATGGCCCCGGTGGCCCTCTTCACCGTCGGCAGCGACGAACTCCTCCAGAGCTGCACTATCCAGCAGGCGCACCTGACCCACAACCACCCGCTCTCCGATGCTGCCTGCGTCTGTTACGGCAGGCTCCTGCACCTGGCCCTCCTGGGCGCCTCCAAGTCGAGGCTCCGCCGCGAGGTGGACCGGATGCTGGAGGAGTTTGCCACCTTCCGCTTCGATCCCTACAAGGGGCTTGCCACCGGCTACGTGGTGGACACCTTCCAGACCGTCTGCCATTTTTTCTTCCGTGGCCGCGACTTCGAGGAATGCCTGGTGGGGGCGGTCAACCAGGGAGGGGACGCTGACACCACCGGAGCCATCATCGGCGGTCTGGCCGGGGCCTACTACGGCCTGGAGAGCATTCCCCAGCGCTGGCTGAAACGGCTGGACAAACGGGTCGCCGCAGAACTTGTCGACCTGGCCCAGCTGCTTTTGCGACTCTCCCCGCTTTCCTCGCAGTGATATCCCGTTTTCCCTGAAGAAGCATCGGCTCAGGTGGTGCACATGATCCGCCGCACCAGGTACTCGCCGCCGATGACCAGATATTCCCCTTCTCCCTTGAGGATGCTGTTGGGGATCAGCTTGTTGTAAAAGAATACCTTGGCGAGCGGCGCCATGATCTCCCAGACCGTGTCGCCGAATTCCCAGGCCCGTTCCTCGTCCGAGGTGAAGGAGACCAGGTTGTTCAGCCGGACGATCTGCTCCCGCCTGCCCAGGGTCTGGATGACCTCGTGGTCGTTGGCGTCGTTGGTGCCGCGGAACAGCCTGATGCAGGGGATCGCCTGGGGGAAGGCCCGTCCCAGCTCGTACTGGCAATACTCGAACAGGAGATCAAGCTGGGAATTGATGGCACTGGTCCGCTCGCTCCCCCTGGTGCGGTCCACGGCATAGACCATGTACTCTTCGGCATGGATGCCCGGAATGCGGATCTTGTGAAAGGTCGGCGGGATGCCGATCCTGCTCTCCACCCATCCTTTGAGCACCGCCCCTTCGATAGAGTTGGAATCCATCATCCAGCCGCGCAGAAAGCGGAGATAGCTGTTTTTCAGGCTCTTGCGGGCCGTGTCCGAGGCCTGGTCCTGCCAGTGGTGGAGCTGGAATTTGACCGACATGTAGTCGTTGAAGACGACGCCCCGCTCCTCGGCAGATGCGATGGTGTCGAGCTTTGTGAATAGGAAGCGGTTTGCCTGACGGACCCCTTGAATCACAAGGGGCTGGGGGTTTTCGTTGAAATGGCGGGAGGCGATCACCCAGGGGGGAAGGTTGCACAGGTTGTAGGAGCCGCTACGCATGGCGATACCTCGTTGTATGCCGATGTTCCGGGAGATCGGCAGGGGGGGACACGAAGACCGGGTGAAAGGAGGAAAACCGCCGGTTCTCGTGCCGCACCCCCTGTCAGGAGGTCGGACCTCTCTCCGTACATCAGAGCAGCTTGGCCAGTTCCACCACAGTCGGCTCCACTGGCCCGCTGGTCACATAGGTTTCGATGCCGAGGTCCCGCATGGCGTTCTGCGGTGCCTCGCCAATCTGGGAACAGAGCACTGCCCGACAACCGGTCAGTGCTTCTGCGATTGCCTGCAGAAGGTGATTGCGCAGCGGATGATCGGGATCGTATGAGCAGTAGCGCTCCACTTTCTTCTCATCCACCAGCCGTGCCTTGCCATTGTCCACATCATAGATCAGAAACCGTTCGGCATGGCCGAAATGCTGGTTGACCACCTTTCCGTCCTTGGATGCGACAGCGATGAGCATAATCTCCCTCCTTGCCGACGTGCGGCCTTGGGCACATGCCCCCTTGTTCTGCTCGTAACGAGTGTCCATCGAAAACTCCGGATGAGACACTGCTGGTTTGCAAATCAGAAAGGAGAAATTTTTCGTCCTGGCAAGGAAACCAAGGGATTGCGCGGAGGCTTGAGCCACGCTACGCTGCACAAGGAATCCCGCGGATTGACACCGCCAGGGCGGAAAAGAGCCCTTTCCGGACTAGAGTACGACCGGTTCGAACGTAAAGCACTTCTTGGAGCAGGTCCTGCCGCAGGCCTGGCAGCCGATGCAGTTGCCGGGATTTGCCACTTTCATGAACATCTTGGCCGAATCGTCCTCATCCAGCTCTTCGTATGCCAGCACGTCATGGACGCAGACCTTGAAGCAGCGGCCGCAGCCGATGCAGGTCTCGTCGTCGATGGACTTGATGAACTCCGGGGTCCATTCGGTCTTGTCTCTGCGCAATCCGGTGATGTATGCCATTGGTACTACCTCCTGTAGGTGGTGCGGGGTCGGGATGGCTAAGCCAGTCCCTCTTCCGGGTCTCAATCGTCGAGAAACGATCTCCGTTCGTCCTTGTGCATCGCCTTTTTGAGCCAGGGCGGCGGGTTTCCCTGGAGCACTTCCTGGAGCTTGCTCACGATGTCGGCCACCGGCACCTCTGCATTGGTTTTCATCGGGTGGATCTTCCGGGCAACCAGCTTGGCTGCCGCCGGTCCGCCGATCTGCATGGTATAGACGATGGCGCAGCCGGCAATGGCAGCGGCCCTGGCAGCGATCCGGTCCTCCTCGTCCTCGGCCGAGGTGATGGCGCTTATGGATGGCAGCTGCACGGCCTCGTCCGGGCCGATCTCCCAGACGTGAAAACTGGTGCACTGGCCAAAGTGCTGGTCGATCATTTCGCCGTTGGTACTGGTAAATGCCACTTTCATGGGAACCCCTTTCTGCAACACAAAAGGCGCCGGCATCCTGATGGATGCGCGGCGCCTTTGCCGAACCGGAAACGAATGCCGATGTAAAAGCACGGCGTGTGCCAAAATGCAACTGCCTGAAATTGCGTCACAACAGGAGGCGTGTCCGTAGCTGATGAGGCATGTTTGGTCACTTTTGCCGAATTTATGGGCAGCTTTGATACCAGCTGAATAATGCGGCAGAATCTCGTAGTGTCTCATCCGGAGTCCCGGAAGGGCACTAATGAGGAGCTGTCAAATAATGGTTGCAAGACACGTTTGTTTGAGTCTGCACAATCGGCTCTGTCATAGGCTGGGAATATGACTGAGACCAGCTGTAGCGTTGACAGATATGGAGTTGTAATACGATGAGTTATGCCATAAAACCTGTTGCTAATTAACCGGAAATGGTGTAGTGCTTCTCGGTAAGTTGGGGGACGACCTGTGGGGATGGGGCAAACATCGGCAGGTTTGGCTGGTACCATATGGGTGCATTGCGAGTACGAAACTGGGAAAGCTTATAGTATTAGAAACGCACCTGATGAACCCGCCAAGTACTATATCATTAAAGGGTTTATTCTAATAGAAACCTGTTTGGTTGATATAGTTATAACATTGCTTCTGTATGTATAAGCTTGTTTATAAATGTATAAACATTGCGCTAACTGCTCAATAATGAGTTGGCAAGCATACTAAGAATTGACGATTTAGTGATATGAGGTATTAATTGTGAGCTCCATACCTGATTTTAAGACTGATGTAGATCGTGATGCAACAGCCAGTATTCGTGGATATGTCTATCAGATTTATCAAAGCGTCTATGCATGGATGAAACTTAAGGATAGTGAACTTTTGGTGCTTGAAGGAGCAGAGGATTTCGATGTTCATTACAGGCAATCAGTTGTTACTACACAAATAAAGGATGTCGCTAGTAATATAACGTTAAGATCAGCGGCAGTAATTGACACTCTCAACAATTACTGGACAAATAAGGAAAGAAACCCCGATTATGATATAGTTCTACGTTTTTTAACGACCTCTGAAGCCGGGCAAGAACAAGGCTCTCCATTTGGAGCAGGCTTAAAAGGCTTAATTTACTGGCAGTCTGCAGAGTCAAATCACGTTGATATCGAGCCACTCCGTTCATTCCTACTCACGCTGGAACTTTCTCAAAATATTCATTCGTTCATTACTAATGCGACTCAGGATGAACTTCGAGACCACTTAATCCGGCGCATTAAGTGGGATATGGGAAATAAGCCGAGAGAAGCCCTTCAGTATGCAATTGAGGAAAAACTCAAAATTCACGGATTTAAACTTAGTATTAATACTCATTTGTCGTGCCAGGTATTACCGCACCTTCTCAAGAAAACTGCTGACCTATTGTCTACTAGTGGGCCAAAAGAACTTAGATTTTCAGATTTCCTTGACATTTTTGATGAAGCTACCACAGTAACTATTCCCCGTGGTAAACTAGAATCAATGGTTAGCACCAGTAGCTTGCAACAAGTTGCAACGATGATTGATTCTCAAGAAATGTTGCGACTACTTAATATGTCCACAGTAATTGGGAGTCCTATCCCTGTTGTGGATGGCGGCATCTCAAGAACAACTGTTGTCTCAAATCTTGTTAAATTACTTATTGAACACCGCATAGTTTTCTTATCTGGAAGTAGTGGGATTGGTAAGACTAATCTTGCCTTGCTTATTTCACAGCAGGTTGGGGAGAATTGGGGTTGGGCAGGTTTCCGTGGCAAAGAGCCAGAGCAAATAAAGGACATCCTTAAACGTGCAGTTTTTGAAATAAATTCAACCCGCTTATTGCCATTCCTCGTTCTAGATGATCTTGATCTCAGCCAAGTAACCCAATTTGAACGAGAGTTCATTACGCTTATCTTCGCCGCCACCAACTCAAATGGGCTGGTAATTGTCACAGGACCATCAAGGCCTCCGCTTCATCTATTACCTAAACTTTGGAAAAGTGAAGCATGCGAAGCTTCCGTTCCCTATTTCAATGAAACGGAAGTAGCTGAAATGGTTTATGCAAATGGTCTTAGTGATAAAAAACGTGCATCAGAATGGGCTCGGGCTATTTGGCTTACGACAAGTGGACACCCCCAACTGGTTCACGCAAGGGTGAGAAATATTAGTGCACGCAGTTGGCCGACAATTGGTTTTTCTGACTTGACCGCGCCCGAAGATGTCGAAAGAGTTAGATCTGAAGCACGACTCAGGCTGGTAACAGAATTCCCAACTGAGAATACCCGCGTTTTGGCATATCGATTAAGCCTTATAAATTCCACATTTACTCGTGAAACTGCCATAGCAGTTGCAGAGACTCCACCCCCGGTATCTTTGCCTGGAGAAGCTTTTGATGCACTAATTGGCCCGTGGATTGAACGAGAAGGAGAAAATCGTTACCGCATATCCCCATTGCTCACTGGTGCAGCTAAAGATGTTTTGACTGACACAAATATAAAAGATGTCCATTGCGCAATCGCTGTCAGCATAGTCAGTCGCAAGAGCATTGATCAGTTTGAAGTAAGTTCGGCTTTTTTTCATGCATTTCTTGGAAAACATACGTTTGTATTGTTTAAGTTAGCTAACACTATAGCTACTACTGATACAAAAAACACGTTTCATCTCTATGACGCGATGAGCTGGTTTACTTTGGTGGGGTTGGAGAAAGGCCAAAAAATATTCCCTGATAATCCAACAATTGATTTCATGCTTCGTTTGGCACAATACAAGCTAATTTCTAATGCGCCTAAATTAGATAATGCAATAGCAGTAATTGAGCGAATTGAAGAATTACTTAGTGAAGTTGAGCCACCAGAACTCAAGCAGCTTTCTGAGGGGCTTGCATATGGCATGATACTCAATACTCTTGAAGTTAAAATTCCGGCAGCTATGGTAATCCGGATGCTCTCACGCTTTATCGATCTTCAGGAGGAGAATCTTAATTTAAAAGAAATATCCAATTCATTCGAAAATGCCCATGAGGAATTCCCTCACGTGGGAGAAAATAAGCCCGCACAGCTTCTTTTCTCATATCAAGCTGTGCGGATAAGTGACCTCGATGACCTATGCGAACTTGTCACATCATTGGATGCACTTCCCGCACAGAAACGAGACCACCTTTTGATGGCCTGCAATTCAGATATGGATTTTGCTTCTCTATTAATCAGTCGAGCTTGGTGGAAAGAAGTTGAAAACGGCAATCTTGACGTAAACAAGGCAATTCGAGTCTTCGGCCTCACTTTAGAAAAATCACGGGAGTGGCAAAAAACAGAACTTACAAAAGCATGCCTCGTAGCGATGTCAGTTATCCATGATGAATATGGCAACTCAATCGAAAGAGCATTGGATGTTTTAGATGCAGCAGACATCGAATTCCCTGATGATGTTAAGTTGTTAAATCAGCGTGCAAAAGTGCTCTTCCACGCAAATCGAGACAAGGAAGCTTTGCCAGTAGCATACAAAGCACTTGACTTGCCTGGCCTTTCAAATGTCGAGTATGCTTTTTGCTGCCGCGTTGCTGGCATATCTGTTGCGAAATCAGGTGCTTGGGATGAAGCTGAACGTTTATTTCTGTTGGGGGCTGATAAAGTAAAATTACTAAGTGCTGGAAGTAGCATGGGAATTGGATTGCTAGCAGATGCGGCCTTTGCGTTATGGAAACAAATGAAATATGAGAAAAGTCTTTTGCTCTTTGCCGATACACTTGATTCGCTAGGCACAATTCCACTCTCGGATGATATCCGTATTCGTCACCTTCACGCGACTGTTCGCCATAGTATTTCCTGGGTACATTTTGATGCACTTGGGAAGCGCCCAACTGACTTTACAGAACCGATTCCAGGAATGTGCAGCAATCAAGACCCACACGAAGGGATTAAAGAACATCGGATTATCGACATAAGTGCAGCTTGGGAATTACTTGCCTCATCTGAGAAGATTCTTGGGTTTGATATAGGCATCAAGGCTCGCTCCACCCTTGTGAATAGTGGCAAAAGACCTCAATTAATTGAGGGGTATAGCCGTACTGTTGCGTTTGAATTGGTTTTCAAAGACAAGGATTTTGATAATCTTGTCACCGCGCTTATTGGGATTCACGAAGCTTTGTTACATTCGAAATCTCTCAACGATGAAAATAATGACGAATGGGCAATCGGTGATATCCCAAAACTCCCTATTGAATATTGGGAGAAACAGGAGTCTCGGGATTGGATTTACCATTATTTACTTGTAGCAAGCGTTATTTGCACCGCAGATGCCACTGCATTACCAATTGAGAGGTGGCGCAGTGACCTTTCGAAATCTGGTGCTTTGGTTCATGAAGTTAATCAGTTTTTGGATGTGCTAAATGGAGAACAACCAGATGAGTCACTTTACCAGCAAGCCGCTGGCGCAATTTCAGAATTGAGGAAAGGGGCTCTTGCTCCACAAGAGTTATGGAAAGCTTCCTTTCGGCTGCTCAATGCACTTATGAGTGAAAAACGTTGGGCAGAAAAGGCGTTAGAAGAATTACTCATCTCACGTTGGCTTTTTGCGATAAACAATCAAAGGTTTGCATTTTCAACGCCTTCATTGGCATTCACGGAAATAGAGAAATCTTGTCAAAATGGCTCTAATAGTGGGCTTGCAAAAATTTCTTCTGTTCTTGAAGCTGCCGAACCATTTCTTAGTGTTAGCTTGTCGACTGAAGCAAAACGAATGCTGAGGAAGCTTATTGAACAAGCATAGGGGGAATACATGGGGACAGGGAATACATGAAGGGTAATGGTGGGTAATGGGGTCAAGCCAGCAGGTAATGGGGTCACAGGTAATGGGGTCAAGCCTGCAGGTAATGGGGTCAAGCCTGCAAAGCTGCAAAAATGTGACATAAAAATCTGATATCACGTAAGCAGAGGTTGAATAATGATGACCCGAGTCCTACTGGCGATTATTATCAGTATGGTAATTGTTGTAGATATCGCATACGCCGCTAATTACTTCGACAAAATGAATGAAGCTATTGATAAAAATGACATTCGTACAGTGAAGGTACTCTTAGCAAAAAAATACACGAACCCAAATAGAAGAAGAGATACACGAGCTTCTCCAACATTCCTCACTCAAGCCGCACGTCTTGGTCGTGTAGAAATGGTTTCATTATTACTCGCAGCAGGGGCAGGAGTTAACGTTGGTGACGGAGATGACATAACTCCACTTATGCATGCCGCATGGAACGGACATAAACGAGTTGTCGGATTACTTCTCGACGCTGGTGCAGATATTAATGAGGTGAATAAATGGGGAGAAACCGCGCTTCAACTGGCAAAACAGGGCAAACATCGAGATGTCATTGACATTCTGGAGAAGGCGGAATCTAAGAAACAGCCAGCCGCTAACCATCGGTGAGGCCCGTACAGCCTCAGCCCCGTTGCCAGCAGGGGAAGGCTAAACCGGGGGAAGACATGGGGACGTCATTTAGATATTTATATTTTGGTGCTTGGAAGTTCGACATGGGTCGAATGTAAATATGTAAAGGGCATCCCCCAAGGCGTGGACGGAATTCCTGTCCGGAACCGCGAGAAAGGCGAACAC
Coding sequences within:
- a CDS encoding dinitrogenase iron-molybdenum cofactor biosynthesis protein, which translates into the protein MLIAVASKDGKVVNQHFGHAERFLIYDVDNGKARLVDEKKVERYCSYDPDHPLRNHLLQAIAEALTGCRAVLCSQIGEAPQNAMRDLGIETYVTSGPVEPTVVELAKLL
- the fdxB gene encoding ferredoxin III, nif-specific, with amino-acid sequence MAYITGLRRDKTEWTPEFIKSIDDETCIGCGRCFKVCVHDVLAYEELDEDDSAKMFMKVANPGNCIGCQACGRTCSKKCFTFEPVVL
- a CDS encoding N-acyl homoserine lactonase — its product is MRSGSYNLCNLPPWVIASRHFNENPQPLVIQGVRQANRFLFTKLDTIASAEERGVVFNDYMSVKFQLHHWQDQASDTARKSLKNSYLRFLRGWMMDSNSIEGAVLKGWVESRIGIPPTFHKIRIPGIHAEEYMVYAVDRTRGSERTSAINSQLDLLFEYCQYELGRAFPQAIPCIRLFRGTNDANDHEVIQTLGRREQIVRLNNLVSFTSDEERAWEFGDTVWEIMAPLAKVFFYNKLIPNSILKGEGEYLVIGGEYLVRRIMCTT
- the nifX gene encoding nitrogen fixation protein NifX; protein product: MKVAFTSTNGEMIDQHFGQCTSFHVWEIGPDEAVQLPSISAITSAEDEEDRIAARAAAIAGCAIVYTMQIGGPAAAKLVARKIHPMKTNAEVPVADIVSKLQEVLQGNPPPWLKKAMHKDERRSFLDD
- a CDS encoding ADP-ribose-binding protein; protein product: MRETTGNIWDYLGQAVIVITTNGHVSPNGDAVLGNGCARQARQRFPGLPAELGRLLMHGGNHVHRLGTDMASFPVEETPWSLPDLRLISRSANELRELADREGWELVVVPRPGCGGGGLAWDLVRPLLEPFFDDRFLVITNG
- the draG gene encoding ADP-ribosyl-[dinitrogen reductase] hydrolase, whose translation is MRASLPIHPGEVAARARSALLGVALGDALGAPVEFMTSGEIRAKYGVLRELVGGGWLRLKPGQVTDDTEMSLCVGRAIAAAGGWDLAGVAGQFAAWLKTRPVDVGDTCRRGIRNFMLKGDLETPFNQWDAGNGALMRMAPVALFTVGSDELLQSCTIQQAHLTHNHPLSDAACVCYGRLLHLALLGASKSRLRREVDRMLEEFATFRFDPYKGLATGYVVDTFQTVCHFFFRGRDFEECLVGAVNQGGDADTTGAIIGGLAGAYYGLESIPQRWLKRLDKRVAAELVDLAQLLLRLSPLSSQ